One Egicoccus halophilus genomic region harbors:
- a CDS encoding methylenetetrahydrofolate reductase, with the protein MPRIDELLAAGTTFSFEFFPPQTDAGERKLRDTLNELEPLGPSFVSVTYGAGGSTRERTHQIVVDMLERTTMTPMAHLTAVCHTRDELAAILARYRDAGVQNLLALRGDAPRDVAPFWELERAVDLVELAREVGGGQFAVGVAAHPEGHPASHDLTDDRRHLATKLAAADFGVTQFFFTVEDYLDMVEQLAGLGCDTPVVPGVMPVTNLRQIERFAELSGAVFPADLARRLHAVEDRPDEVARIGTEVATELCQRLLDAGAPGLHFYTLNSSTATREIYANLGLPVAG; encoded by the coding sequence GTGCCACGGATCGACGAGCTGCTCGCCGCGGGCACGACCTTCTCGTTCGAGTTCTTCCCGCCGCAGACCGACGCGGGCGAACGCAAACTGCGTGACACGCTCAACGAGCTCGAACCGCTCGGCCCGTCGTTCGTGTCGGTCACCTACGGCGCGGGAGGCTCGACCCGCGAGCGCACCCACCAGATCGTGGTCGACATGCTCGAGCGGACCACGATGACGCCGATGGCGCACCTGACCGCGGTCTGCCACACCCGTGACGAGCTGGCGGCCATCCTGGCGCGCTACCGCGACGCCGGCGTGCAGAACCTCCTCGCCCTGCGCGGCGACGCGCCGCGGGACGTCGCGCCCTTCTGGGAGCTCGAGCGGGCGGTCGACCTCGTCGAACTGGCCCGTGAGGTCGGCGGTGGACAGTTCGCCGTCGGGGTCGCGGCCCACCCCGAGGGGCATCCGGCCTCGCACGACCTGACCGACGACCGTCGGCACCTGGCGACCAAGCTCGCCGCAGCCGACTTCGGCGTGACGCAGTTCTTCTTCACCGTCGAGGACTACCTCGACATGGTCGAGCAGCTCGCCGGCCTCGGCTGCGACACCCCGGTGGTCCCCGGCGTCATGCCGGTCACCAACCTGCGGCAGATCGAACGCTTCGCCGAGCTGTCGGGCGCGGTGTTCCCCGCCGACCTGGCCCGACGCCTGCACGCCGTCGAGGACCGTCCCGACGAGGTCGCCCGCATCGGGACCGAGGTCGCGACCGAGCTGTGCCAGCGGCTGTTGGACGCCGGCGCGCCCGGTCTGCACTTCTACACGCTCAACAGCTCCACGGCCACGCGCGAGATCTACGCCAACCTCGGCCTGCCCGTCGCGGGCTGA
- a CDS encoding UDP-glucuronic acid decarboxylase family protein: MEFTSVEGRHVVVTGGAGFLGSHLCTALLERGARVTAVDNLVTGRVDNLHHLIGDDRFTFLRYDVTNFLHVSGQVDAILHFASPASPVDYLQLPIQTLKVGSLGTHNALGLAKEKGARILLASTSEVYGDPQVHPQPETYWGHVNPVGPRGVYDEAKRFAEAMTYAYHRTHGVDVRVVRIFNTYGERMRLEDGRAVPTFIGQAFRGEPITLHGGGDQTRSLCYVDDLVEGILQLLVTDYTEPVNIGNPYEVSIRELAELVLEIAGASDVELIDTPRPVDDPQVRRPDITVAQRELGWEPKVDLREGLQRTIAWFRTQE, translated from the coding sequence GTGGAGTTCACAAGCGTCGAGGGCCGCCACGTCGTGGTCACCGGAGGTGCCGGCTTCCTCGGCTCCCACCTGTGCACGGCGCTGCTCGAACGCGGCGCACGGGTGACGGCGGTCGACAACCTCGTCACCGGGCGCGTCGACAACCTCCACCACCTCATCGGCGACGACCGGTTCACGTTCCTGCGCTACGACGTGACCAACTTCCTGCACGTCTCCGGCCAGGTCGACGCGATCCTGCACTTCGCGTCGCCGGCCTCGCCGGTCGACTACCTGCAGTTGCCCATCCAGACGCTCAAGGTCGGCTCGCTCGGCACCCACAACGCGCTGGGCCTGGCCAAGGAGAAGGGCGCGCGGATCCTGCTCGCCTCCACCTCGGAGGTCTACGGCGACCCGCAGGTGCACCCGCAGCCGGAGACCTACTGGGGGCACGTCAACCCGGTCGGTCCGCGTGGCGTCTACGACGAGGCCAAGCGGTTCGCGGAGGCGATGACCTACGCCTACCACCGCACGCACGGGGTCGACGTCCGGGTCGTGCGAATCTTCAACACCTACGGCGAACGCATGCGGCTGGAGGACGGGCGGGCCGTGCCCACCTTCATCGGCCAGGCCTTCCGGGGCGAGCCGATCACGCTGCACGGTGGCGGTGACCAGACCCGTTCGCTCTGCTACGTCGACGACCTGGTCGAGGGCATCCTGCAACTGCTGGTGACCGACTACACCGAACCGGTCAACATCGGCAACCCGTACGAGGTCTCGATCCGCGAACTGGCCGAGCTGGTGCTCGAGATCGCCGGTGCCAGTGACGTCGAGCTGATCGACACCCCGCGCCCGGTCGACGACCCGCAGGTGCGCCGACCCGACATCACCGTCGCCCAGCGCGAGCTCGGTTGGGAGCCGAAGGTCGATCTGCGCGAGGGGCTCCAGCGCACGATCGCCTGGTTCCGCACGCAGGAGTGA